A window from Scheffersomyces stipitis CBS 6054 chromosome 7, complete sequence encodes these proteins:
- the VAN1 gene encoding Mannan polymerase I complex VAN1 subunit (M-pol I subunit VAN1) (Vanadate resistance protein): EDSYEFFSVTKDGVTQHIRNSGSEPVDHYASEVEYFDLQDYRGSADGLSQGDVVLFLMPLRNAEAVLPMAFYNLMNLTYDHSLIDIAFLVSDCSPDDRTLETVFDYSVSLQNGTLVDKLRAEDEERKKSDVRGSSDLYKNYMDKNYMDGVRRAYSNPEHHKGYRKPFRSVSIFKKDFGQIIGQGFSDRHAVKVQGIRRKLMGRARNWLTSSSLKPYHSWVYWRDVDIETCPGNVIEELMQHDYDVMVPNVWRPLPTFLDEQEQAYDLNSWIESDPALELAKKLDEDDVIVEGYAEYPTWRVHLGFIRDANGNPKEVVDLDGVGGVSILARAQIFRQGVHFPAFTFLNHAETEAFGKMAKKMGFRVGGLPHYTLWHIYEPSEDDLEKVSKLERKKRRQRWKISS; the protein is encoded by the exons GAAGATAGCTACGAGTTTTTCCTGGTGACCAAAGATGGTGTCACACAGCACA TCCGGAATCTGGGCTCAGAGCCTGTAGATCATTACGCctcagaagttgaatatttTGACTTGCAGGACTACAGAGGCTCGGCTGATGGCCTTTCTCAAGGCGATGTAGTTTTGTTTCTTATGCCTTTGAGAAATGCCGAAGCAGTATTGCCCATGGCTTTCTATAACCTCATGAACTTGACCTACGACCATAGTTTGATCGACATAGCGTTTTTGGTATCCGACTGCTCGCCAGACGACAGGACATTGGAAACAGTTTTTGACTACTCTGTTTCCTTGCAGAACGGAACATTGGTAGACAAGTTAAGAGCAgaggacgaagaaagaaagaagagtgATGTTCGTGGCTCATCTGACTTATACAAAAACTACATGGACAAGAACTATATGGATGGAGTCCGTAGAGCTTATCTGAATCCCGAACATCACAAGGGCTATAGAAAGCCGTTCAGATCGGTGtcgatcttcaagaaggactTTGGTCAAATCATTGGCCAAGGCTTCAGCGATAGACATGCTGTTAAGGTCCAGGGTATTCGTCGTAAGTTGATGGGAAGAGCCAGAAACTGgttgacttcaagttctttgaagCCGTACCATTCATGGGTCTATTGGAGAGATGTGGATATCGAAACATGCCCCGGTAATGTGATCGAAGAGTTGATGCAACACGACTACGATGTGATGGTACCTAATGTGTGGAGACCTTTACCCACTTTCTTGGATGAGCAGGAACAGGCCTATGACTTGAACTCGTGGATAGAATCAGACCCAGCATTGGAATTGGCCAAAAAATTggacgaagacgacgtaaTTGTAGAAGGGTACGCCGAGTATCCAACATGGAGAGTACATTTAGGATTTATAAGAGACGCCAATGGAAATCCTAAAGAAGTAGTCGATTTGGATGGTGTTGGTGGGGTGTCGATATTGGCACGAGCCCAGATCTTCAGACAGGGAGTTCATTTCCCAGCGTTCACATTCTTGAACCACGCCGAGACAGAAGCATTTGGTAAGATGGCCAAAAAAATGGGTTTCAGAGTCGGCGGTTTGCCGCATTACACTTTATGGCATATCTACGAACCAAGTGAAGATGATCTTGAGAAAGTCtccaagttggaaagaaagaagaggagaCAGAGGTGGAAGATCTCCAGCTGA
- a CDS encoding hypothetical beta-1,6-N-acetylglucosaminyltransferase, contains WSC domain (go_function pepsin A activity~go_process proteolysis and peptidolysis) — MKVSLLLGFLHLGAVHALWPVKDFRVDDLPSTSDIDLKSNIKNENIDTLVHKDVATSSNATEGPVFIDNVNLQYLFTDNASSIYYLYANISDSRNEYNDQFALLLDTGSSITWLYNETCTENGCSKSGVNKFDDFSDSIVPESDFHLSYTGETVAGDIVSLEENNLSLTFGNSRVEFSNLSIGLTSNSPEMFKGYAISGLLGISSSNNNDPVRNIVSQYYASNRISKEMFALFLKSNNQTITHVDSNNKEFDPLPNDFGGMVIFGAGAQNYLDSFPGKTIYTKVIDNDNAYWLINITQVDTTNSTAKKTFTFDSRGAIIDTGTTGIVLPVTDADALHESLFGNTFVTDGKGNYAFPCNTENSSIFFSLDDGQLEVSSSFFMGDSYDQPGLQGLCASKIQGIDGYNNWVLGASFLNKFYTVFDLEKKQIGFVDADVSSVILKQESILTDTSFVGSDVSAVIDPPSSSDSSESSGSKDSKESNTTSNESTDSSKSTVRSKQTHSSTILVSSATSTKTSSSSIVNSDTSSSSSAPSTESNNSKSHNVNNGTSTLIPKSFTVFMSVILSLFVCVLI; from the coding sequence ATGAAGGTTAGCCTCTTGTTGGGTTTTCTTCACCTTGGAGCTGTCCACGCTCTATGGCCCGTCAAGGATTTCAGAGTTGACGATTTACCATCCACTAGTGACATCGACTTGAAATCTAATATTAAAAACGAAAACATCGACACGCTTGTCCACAAGGACGTTGCGACTTCGTCGAATGCTACAGAGGGACCTGTGTTCATCGACAACGTTAATCTCCAATACCTTTTCACGGACAATGCCAGTTCGATCTACTATTTGTATGCCAATATCAGTGATTCGCGAAACGAGTACAATGACCAATTCGCCTTGCTTCTAGACACTGGCTCGTCCATTACATGGCTTTACAACGAAACATGTACCGAGAATGGCTGTAGCAAGCTGGGAGTGAACAAGTTTGATGATTTTTCTGATTCTATTGTGCCCGAGTCAGACTTTCACTTGTCTTACACGGGAGAAACCGTGGCTGGGGATATTGTATCgttggaagaaaacaatCTCTCATTGACATTTGGTAATAGTAGAGTTGAATTCAGCAACCTTTCTATCGGATTGACTAGCAATTCGCCAGAAATGTTTAAAGGCTATGCTATCAGCGGCTTGCTTGGgatttcatcttccaacaacaatgaCCCAGTCAGAAACATCGTCAGCCAATACTATGCCAGCAACAGAATCAGTAAGGAAATGTTTGCattattcttgaagtcaaacAACCAGACGATCACCCACGTTGATTCCAATAACAAAGAGTTCGATCCTCTTCCAAATGATTTCGGCGGAATGGTTATATTTGGTGCAGGGGCCCAAAATTATCTCGACAGTTTCCCCGGAAAGACAATCTACACTAAAGTCATAGACAACGACAATGCCTACTGGTTGATAAATATAACACAGGTGGATACTACTAACTCAACAGCCAAAAAAACCTTCACTTTCGACAGTCGTGGGGCCATTATAGACACAGGAACCACTGGCATTGTTCTTCCTGTTACTGACGCGGATGCTCTTCACGAAAGCCTTTTTGGCAATACTTTTGTCACGGATGGCAAAGGTAACTACGCCTTTCCCTGCAATACAGAAAACAGCagcatcttcttttctctcGACGACGGACAGCTTGAAGTTTCgtcctctttcttcatGGGAGACAGTTACGACCAGCCGGGTTTACAGGGGCTATGTGCCCTGAAGATTCAGGGAATCGACGGTTACAACAACTGGGTTTTGGGGGcttcgttcttgaacaagttctacACTGTCTtcgacttggaaaagaagcagattGGATTTGTGGATGCTGACGTTAGTTCAGTGATCTTGAAACAAGAATCCATCTTGACGGATACACTGTTTGTTGGTTCTGATGTTTCCGCAGTCATTGATCCTCCATCAAGTTCAGACTCCAGCGAAAGCAGCGGCTCCAAGGATTCTAAAGAATCTAATACTACTAGCAATGAAAGTACTGACAGCTCTAAATCTACAGTTCGTTCGAAGCAAACTCATTCTTCGACGATTTTAGTTTCGTCTGCAACCTCTACCAAAACGTCTTCAAGCTCGATCGTGAATTCTGACACCAGCAGCTCGAGCTCAGCACCATCCACAGAATCCAACAATTCTAAATCCCATAATGTGAACAACGGAACTAGTACATTGATACCTAAATCGTTCACAGTATTCATGTCTGTCATACTTTCACTTTTTGTTTGTGTATTAATCTAA
- a CDS encoding predicted protein yields the protein MICSISGQQASDPVISPKSGAIFDRKHIESYISTAGTDPISDQPLTVEELIAVKTSVSEVIPPRISSATSIPALLSTFQNEWDALALEVFTLRKQLYKAREELSAALYHHDAAVRVAANAIRERDEAKAALQELAISIGKSEVGETAEAVNNSENGNGKAIAGSIDEIPAEEINQAREVLFSLHKSQKPVFDIAPDAQISVEFIEKKGQPFKKSTASFLDSETKSLLVGTSTGQLAKFAFAGEGDDILTKSTASKGTITAVNFVLVESEPLPIIAYKNKIIIGQNKRTFKNNHSGAILQILVHPKLTNLFITLGEDNVWALHDSIREQSLLYQSPMSDSNIRTGDFHPDGALFAIGNDSKEVKVYGTSTAEQMTVLEPFYTNVIKVKFAPNGYWLLVGSTDGEKSRLDVFDLRKSTLVHNITFEEPLRDFVIDPSSSIVVSLGGSNTIALHKYIKKGKQWKNNYSMESFTNLSTLQAIHLLTNVNDESFKNENEIRFVGVAEDSTVQEFNLSYG from the coding sequence ATGATCTGCTCAATTTCCGGCCAACAAGCATCGGATCCGGTAATTTCCCCGAAGAGCGGGGCTATTTTCGATAGGAAACACATTGAAAGCTACATTTCTACAGCTGGAACAGATCCTATCAGCGACCAGCCTTTGACTGTAGAGGAGCTAATTGCAGTGAAAACTTCAGTATCGGAAGTGATTCCACCTCGTATCTCATCAGCAACATCAATTCCAGCGCTCTTGTCGACTTTCCAAAACGAATGGGATGCATTGGCGTTGGAAGTTTTCACTTTGAGAAAGCAGTTATACAAGGCTAGAGAAGAACTAAGTGCCGCCTTATATCACCACGATGCGGCTGTACGTGTGGCAGCCAATGCCATTCGCGAGAGAGATGAAGCCAAGGCTGcacttcaagaattggcaatttcaattgGAAAACTGGAGGTTGGAGAAACTGCTGAGGCTGTGAATAACTCAGAAAATGGCAATGGCAAAGCCATTGCTGGCTCCATAGATGAAATACCAGCAGAAGAGATCAACCAGGCACGTGAAGTTTTATTCTCATTGCACAAGAGTCAGAAGCCAGTATTTGATATTGCTCCAGACGCCCAAATTAGCGTCGAATttatagagaagaaggGCCAGCCGTTCAAGAAAAGTACAGCTTCATTCTTAGATTCGGAAACAAAGCTGCTTCTTGTAGGTACATCAACAGGACAATTGGCGAAATTTGCCTTTGCGGGAGAAGGTGATGATATTCTTACAAAATCCACAGCTTCAAAGGGGACTATTACAGCTGTGAACTTTGTTTTGGTGGAAAGCGAACCATTACCCATAATAGCATATAAGAATAAAATCATAATTGGCCAAAATAAGAGGACGTTTAAAAACAACCACAGCGGGGCCATCTTGCAGATTTTAGTACACCCTAAGTTAACTAACTTGTTCATAACCTTGGGAGAAGATAATGTGTGGGCCTTGCATGATTCAATCAGAGAGCAATCATTATTGTACCAATCCCCAATGTCGGACAGCAACATAAGGACAGGAGATTTCCATCCAGATGGAGCTCTCTTTGCTATTGGAAATGACAGTAAGGAGGTTAAAGTCTACGGCACATCTACTGCTGAACAAATGACTGTTCTTGAACCTTTCTACACAAATGTCATCAAAGTAAAGTTTGCTCCGAACGGGTACTGGTTGCTAGTAGGTTCCACAGATGGAGAAAAGAGCCGTCTTGATGTGTTTGATTTAAGAAAGTCGACCCTCGTCCATAATATTACCTTTGAGGAGCCTTTGCGTGATTTCGTCATAGACCCTTCTTCCAGTATTGTAGTTAGCTTAGGAGGCTCAAACACCATCGCATTACATAAATACATCAAGAAGGGCAAACAATGGAAAAACAACTACAGCATGGAGAGTTTTACAAATTTATCTACTTTGCAGGCAATTCATTTGTTGACTAATGTCAACGACGAAAGtttcaagaacgaaaacGAGATTAGGTTCGTTGGAGTTGCCGAAGACTCAACCGTGCAAGAATTCAACTTAAGCTACGGGTAG
- the GCY1 gene encoding aldo/keto reductase (aldo/keto reductase [EC:1.1.1.2] [KO:K00002] galactose induced transcript), which produces MVALTNDSVVYTLNNGVKIPAIGLGTWQASAPGHASNATKVALQNGYRHIDTAAIYKNEEEVGQGLKDSGLKREEVFITTKLWNGDHKNAAKALDESLKKLGVDYVDLYLIHWPVSTDPATGKDYEDWDYVDTWKQLQKLYKETKKVRAIGVSNFTKSKIERLLADPEVDVVPAVNQVEAHPLLTQPELYDYLKEKNIVIEAYSPLGSTDAPLFKNETIAAIAKKNGVEPGHVLISWAVQRNTVVLPKSVTNSRIISNLKTFTLPEEDFEALNKLSEKDGIHRWADPSWNDFST; this is translated from the coding sequence ATGGTTGCGCTCACTAACGACTCTGTAGTCTACACTTTGAACAACGGCGTCAAGATCCCAGCAATTGGCTTGGGTACCTGGCAAGCTTCTGCTCCTGGCCATGCCAGCAATGCCACTAAGGTAGCTTTGCAAAATGGCTACAGACACATTGACACTGCTGCCATCTAcaaaaacgaagaagaagttggtcaagGACTCAAGGACTCTGGTCtcaagagagaagaagtgtTCATTACCACCAAGTTGTGGAATGGAGACCACAAGAATGCTGCTAAGGCTTTGGATGagtcgttgaagaagttgggtGTAGACTATGTTGATTTGTACTTAATCCACTGGCCTGTCTCCACTGATCCAGCTACTGGAAAAGATTACGAGGACTGGGACTATGTAGACACATGGAAGcagttgcaaaagttgTACAAGGAAACCAAAAAGGTCAGAGCTATCGGAGTGTCCAACTTcaccaagtccaagatAGAAAGATTGTTGGCTGATCCAGAGGTAGATGTTGTTCCTGCTGTCAACCAAGTTGAGGCTCATCCCTTATTGACCCAGCCTGAATTGTACGactacttgaaggaaaagaacatTGTCATTGAAGCATATTCTCCTTTGGGATCTACAGATGCTCCATTATTCAAGAACGAGACGATCGCAGCCATTgccaagaagaatggagTTGAACCAGGACATGTCTTGATCTCGTGGGCCGTACAAAGAAATACTGTCGTATTGCCAAAATCGGTCACCAACTCTAGAATTATCTCCAATTTGAAGACCTTCACTCTCcctgaagaagactttgaagccttgaacaagttgtctgAAAAGGATGGTATTCACAGATGGGCTGACCCATCTTGGAACGACTTCAGCACTTAG
- a CDS encoding predicted protein — translation MSSNWTQPSYTPADVDDFIIADDDDEGSTQHGSSGRNDLNSTSNGINASNNNGSGGSNIFSQFGLLPKVDLSQTFAPFTNSSNLPGNNRVRERQYSGGDTLDEPVWATLKRDLLQIARRLGIVIWPMQLAKLAKQQQSRLVDFAASNGITLPPSITNNRRIDVSHTPDDEEQVAGLGSSVFVKQDNLEWDLWGPLIFSLVFSVTLGLAAPKSETNSVFSGSFSFVWIFFIVIGLNIQLLGGSISFMSAISAAGYSMFPIVVGALLSCLVLKWKLIRLALMLVLNVWSIYAGVLSLECSGVLPGRVTLAIYPVALMYSIMSWLVVIT, via the coding sequence ATGTCTTCCAATTGGACCCAGCCGTCGTATACACCGGCAGACGTAGACGATTTTATTATCGCcgatgacgacgatgaagGCTCTACCCAGCATGGCAGTAGTGGCAGAAACGACTTAAACAGTACCAGTAACGGGATCAACGCAAGTAATAATAACGGTAGCGGTGGAAGCAATATTTTCTCGCAGTTTGGCTTGTTGCCCAAAGTCGATTTATCACAGACATTTGCCCCTTTCACAAATTCATCCAACTTACCGGGTAACAATCGAGTCAGAGAAAGACAGTACTCTGGGGGAGACACCTTGGACGAGCCGGTATGGGCCACTTTGAAACGTGACTTGCTCCAGATAGCTCGGAGATTGGGCATTGTTATCTGGCCCATGCAATTGGCCAAGTTAGCcaagcagcagcagctgcGTTTAGTAGATTTCGCTGCCAGCAATGGAATTACTCTTCCGCCGCTGATTACCAACAATCGTAGAATCGACGTTAGCCATACCCCTGATGACGAGGAACAGGTAGCGGGCTTGGGCCTGAGTGTCTTCGTCAAGCAGGACAACTTAGAGTGGGACTTATGGGGACCACTTATCTTTTCGTTGGTATTTTCGGTGACCTTAGGTCTCGCTGCTCCCAAACTGGAGACGAACCTGGTTttttctggttctttttcttttgtgtggattttcttcatagtcATAGGCTTGAACATCCAGTTGTTGGGTGGATCAATTTCGTTTATGTCAGCTATCAGTGCTGCTGGTTACTCGATGTTTCCTATAGTTGTAGGTGCTCTTCTCTCCTGCTTGGTGTTGAAATGGAAGCTTATCCGCCTTGCTCTCATGCTCGTGCTAAACGTTTGGTCTATCTATGCTGGTGTCTTGAGCTTGGAGTGTTCGGGTGTGTTGCCCGGTAGAGTCACCCTAGCCATCTATCCGGTTGCACTTATGTACTCGATCATGAGTTGGCTAGTGGTGATTACCTAG
- the HYR5.6 gene encoding hyphally regulated cell wall protein (similar to HYR5 of Candida albicans) yields MLLRKYILVAFALISAAMAATITQNTISRGTITLGVGDTTINNGVYWSIIDNAISAFAGNVNVGTGSGLYITGTSPLISLQVGVASGTFTNNGIVSFNAVKSLLAPTYNIAGLSFTNNGEMYLGADGSVGVPSISIISPSWNNNGLLVFYQNTRTTGPVTLGAPLGTINNNGQICFYNELYTQTTNIAGTGCTTLDNDSSIFFSNTVLNIANTQVFNLADSASSIRATAISAPKTYNVAGFGNGNKIGLDIPLVNAPPLLTAYSYDTKTGILTLNGAGLLSMKFNIGLGYNPSLFSIVTDDNVGLASVPFGAVTYSGPPPNPVPSVCQPCKLLPPAPGTSATESTTTATSTNSAGFPCTEVDDVIISTDSNYSWFTSTSTITAGCASNPTTTVTSTWTGTDTTSLTVTDTVGGTDTVIVEVPSNAQSTITSTWTGTDTTTVTISDTQGGTDTVIVEVPSNAQSTITSTWTGTDTTTITVSDTQGGTDTVIVEVPSNSQSTI; encoded by the coding sequence ATGTTGCTTCGAAAATACATTCTTGTAGCTTTCGCTTTGATATCCGCAGCGATGGCTGCAACTATTACTCAAAACACCATTTCTCGTGGTACTATTACCCTTGGAGTTGGTGATACGACCATTAATAATGGTGTTTATTGGTCAATCATTGATAATGCAATTTCTGCCTTTGCTGGTAATGTCAATGTAGGTACAGGCTCGGGATTGTACATAACGGGCACCAGTCCTCTAATTTCCTTACAGGTTGGTGTTGCGCTGGGTACTTTTACTAATAATGGTATTGTTTCCTTCAATGCTGTTAAGTCTTTACTAGCACCAACGTACAATATTGCTGGCCTTTCGTTCACCAATAATGGTGAAATGTACTTGGGTGCAGACGGTTCTGTTGGTGTGCCATCGATCCTGATTATCTCCCCATCATGGAACAATAACGGCTTGTTGGTATTTTACCAAAATACCAGAACTACAGGTCCCGTCACATTGGGAGCCCCTCTTGGGACTATTAACAATAATGGTCAAATTTGCTTTTACAATGAATTGTATACGCAGACTACCAACATTGCTGGTACTGGTTGTACAACTTTAGATAACGACTCTagtattttcttttctaatACCGTTTTGAATATCGCTAACACCCAGGTATTTAATTTGGCAGACTCTGCGTCCTCAATACGAGCTACTGCCATCAGTGCACCCAAGACATATAACGTGGCTGGGTTCGGTAACGGCAACAAGATTGGTTTAGATATTCCACTTGTAAACGCTCCTCCTTTGCTCACTGCTTACTCATACGATACCAAAACCGGTATTTTGACTCTTAATGGTGCTGGGTTGTTATCTATGAAGTTTAACATTGGTTTAGGTTATAATCCATCTCTTTTTTCCATCGTAACAGATGACAACGTTGGTTTAGCCTCAGTTCCTTTTGGAGCAGTTACCTACTCTGGTCCTCCACCCAACCCAGTGCCATCGGTATGTCAACCATGCAAGTTACTTCCACCTGCACCAGGTACAAGTGCTACTGAGTCTACTACAACTGCAACTTCCACCAATTCTGCTGGATTTCCTTGTACggaagttgatgatgtcatCATTTCCACAGACTCCAATTACTCCTGGTTTACCAGTACTTCCACCATTACTGCAGGCTGCGCTTCGAACCCTACTACTACAGttacttctacttggactggtacgGATACTACCTCTCTTACAGTTACTGATACTGTAGGTGGTACcgacactgtcattgttgaagttccatctaaTGCTCAATCTACTATCacgtctacttggactggtactgacacCACTACTGTGACCATCTCTGATACAcaaggtggtactgacactgtcattgttgaagttccatctaaTGCTCAATCTACTATCacgtctacttggactggtactgacacCACTACCATAACTGTATCTGACACAcaaggtggtactgacactgtcattgttgaagttccatcgAACTCTCAATCTACTATC
- the PGM3 gene encoding Phosphoglucomutase/phosphomannomutase (Phosphoglucomutase 2 (Glucose phosphomutase 2) (PGM 2)~go_function intramolecular transferase activity, phosphotransferases~go_process carbohydrate metabolism), with protein MAEAYDVARLDQLVQDWLAVDINPESRNEIALLLKNKQYAQLHSKLANRIAFGTAGLRSSMESGFAHMNDVTILQASQGLIQYLLDNRTSPESPVSIVVGYDHRYNSQRFAEITASVAIAKDIKVYYLGSIENLSEASIKFSSTAYAQNPETERGYVHTPLVPFAIDLYGASGGVMVTASHNPARDNGYKVYYGNGCQIIPPHDEGIASSIEKNLAPWKADNVWDVTGNFIRGIENNLLEVVRKDTSEAYVEAVKSKLILDSKLNFDFVYTPLHGVGLEIFEKTVDLFDNARFKVVHEQAFPDPDFSTVKFPNPEEKGALDLAIKKAESLGYKLVLASDPDADRFSAAIKTKQGNWKQLTGNEIGFLFAMFTIENIPKDQLANTYLVNSTVSSQILKSMADKNGFHFIDTLTGFKWIGNRAIELKNEGYNVPFGYEEAIGFMFNLVNDKDGISAAVIWLQLYNRWFATGETDFDPVDKLNEGYAKYGWFKECNGYYKLNDLSKTREIFENVRSSFSPQKYPKTIGNFDVLSWRDLTVGFDSTTENNIPDLPVDPKSQMITAILKPLNSQSDEHVRFTCRGSGTEPKLKVYIEGKSSVSESGAVAVARACWNTLRDEWFKPEDNDLLEVV; from the coding sequence ATGGCAGAAGCTTATGACGTTGCCAGGCTAGACCAATTGGTCCAGGACTGGCTTGCCGTAGATATAAACCCTGAATCTCGCAATGAAATTGCTTTActtctcaagaacaagCAGTATGCTCAACTACACCTGAAGTTGGCCAACAGAATAGCCTTCGGAACCGCTGGTTTGCGTTCATCCATGGAGTCTGGATTTGCCCATATGAACGACGTTACCATCTTGCAAGCTTCTCAGGGCTTAATCCAATATTTGTTGGACAACAGGACTTCTCCAGAGAGTCCAGTTTCTATAGTTGTCGGATACGATCACAGATATAACTCTCAGCGGTTTGCCGAGATCACTGCTAGTGTAGCTATTGCTAAGGATATCAAGGTGTACTATTTGGGTTCCATCGAGAATTTGTCGGAAGCATCCATCAAATTTTCTCTGACAGCTTACGCCCAAAACCCAGAAACTGAAAGAGGCTATGTCCATACACCATTAGTTCCGTTTGCTATTGACCTTTATGGTGCTTCTGGAGGTGTTATGGTGACCGCCTCTCACAATCCTGCTAGGGACAACGGTTACAAAGTGTACTACGGTAATGGGTGTCAAATTATCCCCCCTCATGACGAAGGTATCGCTTCTTCCATAGAGAAAAACTTAGCTCCATGGAAAGCCGATAACGTCTGGGATGTTACAGGTAATTTCATTAGGGGTATTGAAAATAATCTCTTGGAGGTAGTCAGGAAGGACACTTCGGAGGCTTATGTTGAGGCAGTtaagtccaagttgatcttggattCCAAGCTCAATTTCGACTTCGTCTACACTCCATTGCACGGGGTTGGCTTagaaatctttgaaaagacAGTAGATCTTTTCGATAATGCTAGATTCAAAGTTGTACATGAACAGGCCTTCCCTGATCCTGACTTTTCCACAGTCAAGTTCCCTAacccagaagaaaagggaGCCTTGGACTTGGCCATAAAGAAGGCAGAGTCTTTGGGCTACAAGTTAGTTCTTGCGAGCGATCCTGATGCGGACAGATTCAGTGCCGCCATAAAGACAAAGCAAGGTAACTGGAAGCAATTGACTGGTAATGAAATTGGCTTCTTGTTCGCTATGTTTACTATAGAAAATATTCCAAAGGACCAACTTGCAAATACCTACTTGGTTAATTCCACAGTCTCGTCAcagatcttgaaatctATGGCAGACAAGAATGGATTCCATTTTATTGACACCTTGACAGGTTTCAAATGGATTGGAAACAGGGCCATTGAACTCAAGAACGAAGGCTACAATGTTCCTTTCGGCTACGAAGAAGCCATCGGATTCATGTTCAACCTTGTAAATGACAAGGATGGGATATCAGCTGCTGTTATCTGGTTACAGCTATACAATCGTTGGTTCGCTACTGGTGAAACAGACTTTGATCCAGTAgacaaattgaatgaaGGTTACGCCAAGTATGGCTGGTTCAAAGAATGCAATGGATATTATAAGTTGAATGATTTGAGCAAGACTCGTGAAATTTTCGAAAATGTGCGTTCTTCCTTCTCACCTCAAAAATACCCTAAGACCATTGGCAACTTTGATGTCTTATCTTGGAGGGATCTTACTGTTGGTTTCGATTCCACCACGGAAAATAATATTCCAGACCTTCCAGTAGATCCAAAGTCGCAGATGATCACTGCCATCTTGAAGCCACTCAACTCACAATCCGATGAACATGTGAGATTCACTTGCCGTGGATCTGGAACCGAaccaaaattgaaagtatATATTGAAGGTAAATCCAGCGTCAGTGAATCAGGGGCAGTTGCTGTCGCCAGAGCATGCTGGAATACTTTGAGGGACGAATGGTTTAAACCTGAAGACAACGACCTCTTGGAGGTGGTCTAA